The following coding sequences are from one Panthera leo isolate Ple1 chromosome E1, P.leo_Ple1_pat1.1, whole genome shotgun sequence window:
- the CHMP6 gene encoding charged multivesicular body protein 6 isoform X2: MGNLFGRKKQSRVTEQDKAVLQLKQQRDKLKQYQKRITQQLEREREIARQLLRDGRKERAKLLLKKKRYQEQLLDKTENQITSLETMVQNIEFAQIEMKVVEGLQIGNECLKKMHQVMSLEEVERILEETQEAVEYQRQIDELLSGSFTQEDEDTILEELNAITQVRGPPALSAISRVIGHPRTEHDHPGERSPGTERSHSGDRTPRTEHDLSGDRTRRRPLPRVIVGLGRAPLLGFTGAHNPGFASGVPS; encoded by the exons ATGGGCAACCTGTTCGGCCGCAAGAAGCAGAGCCGGGTCACAGAGCAAGACAAGGCCGTCCTG CAACTGAAGCAGCAGCGGGATAAGCTGAAGCAGTACCAGAAGAGGATCACCCAACAGCTGGAGAGGGAGCGGGAGATCGCCAGGCAGCTCCTGCGGGACGGGAGGAAGGA ACGCGCCAAGCTGCTGCTCAAGAAGAAGCGGTACCAGGAGCAGCTTCTGGACAAGACAGAGAACCAAATCACCAGCCTGGAAACAATG GTCCAGAACATTGAGTTCGCCCAGATTGAGATGAAGGTGGTCGAGGGGCTGCAGATTGGAAATGAGTGTCTGAAGAAGATGCACCAG GTGATGTCCTTAGAAGAAGTCGAGCGGATACTGGAGGAGACCCAGGAGGCCGTGGAGTACCAGCGG CAAATAGATGAGCTGCTGTCGGGAAGCTTCACTCAGGAGGATGAAGACACCATCCTGGAGGAGCTGAATGCAATCACCCAGGTGAGGGGACCCCCCGCGCTGAGCGCGATCTCCCGGGTGATAGGACACCCCAGGACTGAGCATGATCACCCAG GTGAGAGGAGTCCCGGGACCGAGCGCAGTCACTCAGGTGACAGGACCCCCAGGACCGAGCACGATCTCTCTGGTGACAGGACTCGCAGAAGACCTCTGCCCCGTGTGATCGTTGGCCTTGGACGGGCACCTTTATTGGGCTTTACAGGAGCACACAATCCTGGCTTTGCAAGTGGTGTTCCCTCCTAA
- the CHMP6 gene encoding charged multivesicular body protein 6 isoform X1 → MGNLFGRKKQSRVTEQDKAVLQLKQQRDKLKQYQKRITQQLEREREIARQLLRDGRKERAKLLLKKKRYQEQLLDKTENQITSLETMVQNIEFAQIEMKVVEGLQIGNECLKKMHQVMSLEEVERILEETQEAVEYQRQIDELLSGSFTQEDEDTILEELNAITQVRGPPALSAISRVIGHPRTEHDHPGERSPGTERSHSGDRTPRTEHDLSGDRTRRRPLPRVIVGLGRAPLLGFTGAHNPGFASGVPS, encoded by the exons ATGGGCAACCTGTTCGGCCGCAAGAAGCAGAGCCGGGTCACAGAGCAAGACAAGGCCGTCCTG CAACTGAAGCAGCAGCGGGATAAGCTGAAGCAGTACCAGAAGAGGATCACCCAACAGCTGGAGAGGGAGCGGGAGATCGCCAGGCAGCTCCTGCGGGACGGGAGGAAGGA ACGCGCCAAGCTGCTGCTCAAGAAGAAGCGGTACCAGGAGCAGCTTCTGGACAAGACAGAGAACCAAATCACCAGCCTGGAAACAATG GTCCAGAACATTGAGTTCGCCCAGATTGAGATGAAGGTGGTCGAGGGGCTGCAGATTGGAAATGAGTGTCTGAAGAAGATGCACCAG GTGATGTCCTTAGAAGAAGTCGAGCGGATACTGGAGGAGACCCAGGAGGCCGTGGAGTACCAGCGG CAAATAGATGAGCTGCTGTCGGGAAGCTTCACTCAGGAGGATGAAGACACCATCCTGGAGGAGCTGAATGCAATCACCCAGGTGAGGGGACCCCCCGCGCTGAGCGCGATCTCCCGG GTGATAGGACACCCCAGGACTGAGCATGATCACCCAGGTGAGAGGAGTCCCGGGACCGAGCGCAGTCACTCAGGTGACAGGACCCCCAGGACCGAGCACGATCTCTCTGGTGACAGGACTCGCAGAAGACCTCTGCCCCGTGTGATCGTTGGCCTTGGACGGGCACCTTTATTGGGCTTTACAGGAGCACACAATCCTGGCTTTGCAAGTGGTGTTCCCTCCTAA
- the CHMP6 gene encoding charged multivesicular body protein 6 isoform X3, with protein MGNLFGRKKQSRVTEQDKAVLQLKQQRDKLKQYQKRITQQLEREREIARQLLRDGRKERAKLLLKKKRYQEQLLDKTENQITSLETMVQNIEFAQIEMKVVEGLQIGNECLKKMHQVMSLEEVERILEETQEAVEYQRQIDELLSGSFTQEDEDTILEELNAITQEQLDLPEVPSEPLPEKKPEKAPTKARPQQADMVAAS; from the exons ATGGGCAACCTGTTCGGCCGCAAGAAGCAGAGCCGGGTCACAGAGCAAGACAAGGCCGTCCTG CAACTGAAGCAGCAGCGGGATAAGCTGAAGCAGTACCAGAAGAGGATCACCCAACAGCTGGAGAGGGAGCGGGAGATCGCCAGGCAGCTCCTGCGGGACGGGAGGAAGGA ACGCGCCAAGCTGCTGCTCAAGAAGAAGCGGTACCAGGAGCAGCTTCTGGACAAGACAGAGAACCAAATCACCAGCCTGGAAACAATG GTCCAGAACATTGAGTTCGCCCAGATTGAGATGAAGGTGGTCGAGGGGCTGCAGATTGGAAATGAGTGTCTGAAGAAGATGCACCAG GTGATGTCCTTAGAAGAAGTCGAGCGGATACTGGAGGAGACCCAGGAGGCCGTGGAGTACCAGCGG CAAATAGATGAGCTGCTGTCGGGAAGCTTCACTCAGGAGGATGAAGACACCATCCTGGAGGAGCTGAATGCAATCACCCAG GAGCAGCTAGACCTCCCCGAGGTTCCTTCAGAGCCTCTCCCCGAGAAGAAACCAG AAAAAGCCCCCACCAAGGCCAGGCCCCAGCAGGCGGACATGGTTGCAGCCTCATAA